AATGTTTTGGCAAGAAGGGAGAATTCCTTACTAAAAGGGCACATAGAGATTATGTATTTTTTCAATCATTCACACTAATAAGGTTAAAAGCAACTAAACATTATAATTCCTAAATATTTAGAGAGAAGAATTGATCACAAAAGTAAGAAATGACTTCTATTGAAAATCTGTTATAGGATCTAAATAATAAAAGCTTTTTAGACAAGAATGGGGAACATCAAAAAGGAAAATGAAGGAGAATTTGATTTCAACAAGCTTCCTGAAGGTGCTTATTTCTTTTCAGGTCAAGAGGGATTTGTAAAAGTTGAAGTAGATAAAGATGGTAATCAATCTTGGGATCTACAAAATTGGTTTGCCTCTTTAGATCCAGACAGAGATGAAGTGCAGCATCAAAAAACAATTCAAGATATTAAAAGAAGACTAAATGCAGATACTGGAATGATTAAACCGCCTAAAAAACAAGTTAAGAAAAGTTTTTTAAACCCTTTTAAGAAATAATAAACGTTAATGTTATTTAAATAATAGAAATATTCGGTTTAATGCTAGTCCAATTAAAAAATATCTTAGTAACGTGCACCAAGCATATAAATAGACACATTCATAATCTGACTTTGAGAGCTCCTCTCCTTTTTGTTTCAATAAAAGATTAAATCTATAATTTGAATTATTTTTAATAATAAGAGCTGCACATAATGCTAAAGATAGAAACATATTAGTATTCACTAAAAAAATAAAGGCAATAATAAAAGAAATATTTGCAATAAAGTCAATTGCTGGAATAAATGTAGCAGGCAAAACAAGTAAATTAGATAATATATATATAACTTTGCTATGATTTAGCCAAGATAACATTTTCTAATATAAATATATATATTTATATTTAGCAAATAATTAAGGTGATGGCAATTTATATGTCAAAATTAATAAAAGAAAAAAATCAATAAACTAAAAAACTAGCCTGTTAAAAAGGCAAAACAAACCTCTTACAGAGGTAATTAAAAATGGCCTGATATATTATTATATATTTTTTTTGCATATATCATCCAAAGCCTTGAAAGAAGTTATTATTAATGAAAAAGAACTAATAAAATGAAAATATTTCTGCTTCTTTCTATACTTCTTTTAACAATTTTTTTTGTATTAAAAAAAGTTTTATATTCTGCTAAAAGAAATCTTTTCAAAGATCAAGCGGCGTGGTCTAACAAAGATATAAAAATAAACTATAGCAAATCAAAAGACACTACAGAATTAAAGAAAAATCATAACTATCTAAAAATAATTGCTGACGAATCAAAATTGTATTTAGAGAATGAATATAGGGAAGTGGAAGAGTGACAACAATTAACTTATCATAAAAAAATAAACCAGAAAGTATTTAATCGAATAAAAATGAACTATCAATTATTTTTCATTAATAATATGTATTTTCTTTCAGTAAAGAATATTTTACTTGATATGACTATAAACAATCCTATTTTCATTTTTGTAGTTATAATAGTTATTTGGTTTATTCCAGGAATTTTAGTTAGAAGGATTAATGAATTAAAACGTATAAAGCAACAGAAAAAAAATCAAGCAGAAGCTATAAAAAAATTATATCCAAATTCCAATGATCCCTCTAATTAACCTATTGCATTAATTTGATTTATTAAATCTAACCATATTATATATAAACATATCGATTATATTCATAATTTTCTAACCACTCAACACTGTTACTTAAATATAAAAAATAAGTCATCAAATAAATATCTGTAGTATTAGAAGTATTATTTAGATATAATGAGTAAATCTAACAAAAGAGAGAATCTGTTGATGATGATAAGGAAGCTAGGACAATATGGGGGCTACTTACTTAGTGGAATATTAATAGCATGGCTAATAAATCCAATAGCAGCCCTAGCTTTTCTTGAGATTTTTTTTAAGATGACGTTATTAATATTAATTCCCGTCTCTGGAGCTTATCTTCTAGACAAGATTATCCTTTTAAAACATCAAAAGGCATGGAATATAATTCTTCCTACATGGATAATAGTAAGTATATATTTTAGTTTCAGACTGGTTAAATTAATAGAAAGCCTTATTGATTAAATATTTACAGCATTCATAGATATGATTTAGGAATAATATATGTAGAATAATTTATTTATTTATTAATAGTAATTAAACGGGAAATAAAATAGTTTCAGATAACTCCTAGGAAACTTACAATTCCGAAACTATGTTTAAAAAAGCTAGGAGTAGCTCCTAATCTTATGCATTTAAAAAATCCGTAGCATTTCTAGAAGTTAAAATATTCTGCCTTGTCGAAAGAATTTATGCTTTATGGATAATGATTAATACAGTAAAAATATGAACAACATGACGCTTCCTTTTCTTACTGCAATATTTTTCCCTGATTACGGTTACCAGGGGATCCCTTGGGATTTGTACTTACTCCATTTTTTCTTCTTTGCCATTGTAATTCCATTTCATGTAATTATTTTTGCTGCTCGAAGTGCTCAGACCGTCAAGCCAAACGGAGTCAAGGACTGGTTAAAATGGGAATCCAAGGCAACTAAAGACGAATTAACTTCAATGTTTCCAAACAATTTCCCTACCGCTTAACTCTTTAAAAAACCTTTTAAAAATGTCTGAATTTATCAAGGTGCTACAACTTCATTAAATTTGGGCAATTTTAGGTTTATATATATACCTGCATCTAAAAAAAAATGCTTCATTTGCCATTCTTAACCTTTGCTTTGGGAGGAGGAAGTCTCTCAGCAACAATCGTCGGTGTATTTTCCCTTGTTCTTTTTGGACTTGTTGGTGTAATTGCTGGGCCAAATCTTTCTAAATTTGATTCTGAAGCTTAGGAAGATAGCTATTAATAAAAGTCTTTTAGCTTTATTAGCTAAAACTTCCTACCTAGAAAATGTTTAGATTTTAAAAAAATCAACATCTATCTAAGGAATCAGATTATTTAACCAAAACTAATTCCATCAGGTATTTTATACTAGGTGGAATTTTTTTTCTTTAATTTCAAATACAAAGAACATAAAATAGTTCAAAATCCACAACCAGTTCTCTTAACAATTTCCCTAAAATAAAAATGTGCCGAGAGGGCGGAGTGAACTCTAAACATAAGTAAAACTTATGGCTTATATGAATATCCACTATGAGGCTTGATTAGTTGATACTCTGACTTATACATTCTTAAGTATAAAATTTACAAAGTTTAGTCAAATGGAAATGAATCCTTATAAGCCTTTGATACAAGCTTTTCAAAAAATATACAAAAACTTCAAATAATATAAGAATGGGAGTTTTAATGAGCAGATTTAAATTCTCCGCCTCTTCCTCCAGCTTCTGAAGCCTGTCCTATTCGAGAAAATAAATTCAAGCTTTCATCATTTAAATTAATCACTTCAACCTTAGAGCCACCTAGTTTTATTCTCCTGATTACTTGATCAAGAACCGTGACACCACTTTGATCCCAAATATGTGCTTCAGCCATATCAATTGTGATTTTTTTAGGGTGTTCATGTAGTTCAAACCCTTGTCTAAAGTAAATACTACTAACAAAAAATAATTGGCCTTTAACTTTATAAACCCTGTGATCTTCACCATTTAAGGATGACTCAACCCTGATAACTTTTGCAACCTTTCTACTAAATAATATTGCGGCAAGTCCAACACCTGACAAGAGTCCAAGGGCTAGATTGTGCGTAATAACAGTTACGAATACAGTTAAAATCATAACTGAGCTATCACTTCGAGGAATACGGCGTATATCTTTAATTGAGATCCAATTAGCAGTATTAATTGCAATCATTATCATTACACCGACCAATGTTGCCATTGGTATTTGATTCACCCAATCTTTAGCAGCAAGAATCATTGCTATCAAACAAATCCCAGAACTTAATGTTGAAAGGCGAGTTCTTCCCCCATAGCCCACATTCATAACTGATTGTCCAACCAAAGCGCACCCTGCCATACCTCCAAAAAGAGAACTAACAATATTTCCTATACCTTGGCCTCGAGCCTCAACATTTTTGTTTGTACTTTTATCGGTCATATCATCAAGAATATCTTGAGTTAAGAATGTCTCCATAAGACCTACCAAAGAAATTGCTAGAGCTGTTGGAAGTATCAAACCAAGAGTTTCAAAATTAAACGGAACTTTTGGAAAGCCAAAGCTTGGCAATCCATTTGGAAGAATTCCTAAATTGGATACAGTTGGAACATTTAATTTAAATCCAATAGAAATTGCAGTACAAATAAAAATTGCAACTAAGGCTGAAGGCAGAAGCTTGGTAACTTTTGGGAGCAAATAGATAATTATCAACGTAAGTATGGTCAATCCCCAAACCGCAGGTAATTGAACTGCAGTAACTACTTTTGCAGAATGCGCCAAGTCAATCCCCAAATGAGGCAATTGAGCAAGGAAGATCAAAATAGCCAAACCGTTCACAAACCCATCCATAACAGGTTGGGGGACAAATCTCATCTGATGAGCAAGTCTTAAATACCCCCAAGCGATCTGAAGAGCTCCCGTAAGTAATCCAGCCGCCAAAAGATATTGCAGACCGAGTCCAGGGCTAATATTTTCGCCTTGTTGAACAATCCCAGTCATCAAAAGAGCAGTTGAACCAGTCACTGAGGTGATCATGGCCATCCTGCCACCAAAAATTGCTAGGGTTACAGAAAGTAAAAAAGCACCAAACAAACCAACTCTTGGATCAACACCCGCAATACCAGAAAAAGCTATTGCCTCTGGAATCATTGCGAATGCAACAACAAGACCTGCAAGAACATCGCGAGAAGGAGAGATAATTCTCTCCTTAGATAATAAATTGTCCAATTTCAAAACTACGCTTCTACCATCCTGCCTTATTAGACATGAGAATTCATATTTAGTAAGAAGATCTTCTTACTAAATTTGCATAAATCAAAAATCACTCTGATTCCTCTTTCCTTTCAATAAATGAATCCATTAATTTCTTGTATTCATTCTCTCTTGAGCTTTTTGCAAAGCCGACAATAAAAACGATAGATGAAACTACTATTAAAGCTAGAATTGTCGGACTAATACCCATTTCACTAGCAGTCAACGCAAATAAAAAATGAGCTATCATTAAAACAAAAAATACTTTTAAAAGACTAAGTTGTATAGCACGATCCTGAAAGTTTTTTAGACAGAAGTTTATTTATTAAATAAGTTAAATCTAAGAAATACAAAAAAATTATATCTATTTTTCTTTTATTAAAGTAACAAACTCTTCAGTAGTTAAGGCAGGTTTATACTCCCAAGTCATTCCAAATTTATCTCTCCATGATCCAAAAACCTTAAATAAAATTGATGCATTTGAAGCTCTGCAAATGATCACTCCTGTTCCATCTTGTGGCGTATGAGCCCATGAAATTCTCTCATAGCCATCAATAAGATCGTCAGATTTTCCACTTTCTACATACTCTACAAATGCTTCCGAGGAATAATTCTGATCCTCAGATGATTCAAATTTCCAAGTAACTACATAAAGCTGCATTTTTTATTTTTCGTAAGGTTTATATTCTATCTGAGAATTATTTTTTGTTCCTAAAACCAGGCTCAAATTGTCTTCGCGCAGCCTGTGTTCTGAGAATTAGCTGCCTTCCAGAACTTGATAGCGTAAACCTTAATGCTTTGCCAGACTTAAACATTGCTTCTCCAATTGCCTTAGTTCTTGATAATTCAATTTGGTATGCCCTACTAACGGCTCTCTCCGCATCAACATTTGCCAACTTTGCCTGCTGGGCCAAACGTTTAGTTTTTGATTTTGGAATTACTGAGAGTTCGCTTTCGGGTTCTGCCCACCTCCACAACCAATTAGAATTTGATTTTGTAATCGAAGAAGATTTCTTAACCATACCCCCATTTCAATGAGACGGAGAGGCATTCACTACCTCATAAAGACCTTAACCGCTACAGGTAAAAAAAAAGGATTGATAGTGCAAATAAAAATGAAAGTTAAAAAAGTGCTTAAGAATAAAAAAATCAAAATTTTTTTATTCTTAACCTAGAAATTTAATAAGTCAGCGATCTAAATAAAATTAATGTACTTTGTTTACTGATTAAAATTTAAATGGTAAGTCCATTAAAGCCCAAACATACAAAGATATATTCAATGCAATCGCTGCCCCCACTGTTAGTTTCTTCATACTAGATTAAACTTACATATTTTTTAATTCAGCAAAAAAATTTCTTTTTAGAAAGTATTTATATTCTCATCAACACATATGTACTTGGCTTTTATAGATTTTCAGGAATGAAAAGAAGTCCTGACCTGCAATCAGAAAGAATTTCTTTGATTTTAGCTAATTTTGATTCAAGTAATTGTTCAGTCTTTACAGAGATCCAAATGGGTTTTATCAATTCATCATTGGGTCCAAGTCTTACCCTAGCTCCAAACCAACTTGCATGTGAAGGTATTGATGCTCTGCATTTTGTCTCATTAATAGTTAAATCAACCTTCCTCTCGATAAGCCAATCTTCTACAAA
This is a stretch of genomic DNA from Prochlorococcus marinus str. MIT 0912. It encodes these proteins:
- a CDS encoding DUF3303 domain-containing protein, encoding MQLYVVTWKFESSEDQNYSSEAFVEYVESGKSDDLIDGYERISWAHTPQDGTGVIICRASNASILFKVFGSWRDKFGMTWEYKPALTTEEFVTLIKEK
- a CDS encoding SulP family inorganic anion transporter, coding for MKLDNLLSKERIISPSRDVLAGLVVAFAMIPEAIAFSGIAGVDPRVGLFGAFLLSVTLAIFGGRMAMITSVTGSTALLMTGIVQQGENISPGLGLQYLLAAGLLTGALQIAWGYLRLAHQMRFVPQPVMDGFVNGLAILIFLAQLPHLGIDLAHSAKVVTAVQLPAVWGLTILTLIIIYLLPKVTKLLPSALVAIFICTAISIGFKLNVPTVSNLGILPNGLPSFGFPKVPFNFETLGLILPTALAISLVGLMETFLTQDILDDMTDKSTNKNVEARGQGIGNIVSSLFGGMAGCALVGQSVMNVGYGGRTRLSTLSSGICLIAMILAAKDWVNQIPMATLVGVMIMIAINTANWISIKDIRRIPRSDSSVMILTVFVTVITHNLALGLLSGVGLAAILFSRKVAKVIRVESSLNGEDHRVYKVKGQLFFVSSIYFRQGFELHEHPKKITIDMAEAHIWDQSGVTVLDQVIRRIKLGGSKVEVINLNDESLNLFSRIGQASEAGGRGGEFKSAH